CGACAGGTGGACCTCCAGCCATGGGCGGGGATAGTTGGCCAACGCGTCCCGCAGGCTCCAGCCGGCGATCATCAACGCGCCGGGATTGACGATCGCGCCCACGGTGTCGTAGTTGCTGTGGATCGCGCCGATCAACGCGCCCTCGCAGTCGTGTTGCCGGGCGATCACCCGCCAGCCGCGCGGCGCGACCTCCTCGGCGACGGCCCGCTCGATGTCCGCCAACGTGTCGGTGCCGTAGATCTCCGGCTCCCGCCGTCCGAGGATGCCCAGGTTCGGGCCGTTGAGCAGCAGCACGTCGGACACGGTTCACCTCGCGCGGAGCGGCGGTCCTGTCCTGACAGGACTGACGACGGTTCCTAGAGTAGCAGCGGCACGGGCCCCGACGATGTGACGTCGGGTCTCCGCGGGAGCACGCCAGTGGGTGGGATCTCCTCGATCGTGCTTTCGGTATCGCTGTGTGTCACGGTCGTCCCCCTCGACAGCCCGGTGGCCGGTGGGTGGTTCCCGAGGTGGCGTCCGTGCGGCCGGTCGCATACGGTGCCGGCGTGGACGGACGACGGAGCTTTTCCGAAGATCAGGAGTCGCGCTGGTATCCCGGTGACCGGGAGCGGGGTTACGGCGTGCCGGCCTGGCGGGACGCGGGCGAAGGCCGTTACCGCGAGGAGGATCTCCGCGTCCCCGAGCAGGGTGGTGGGGAGGCTCGCTACGGGGA
The sequence above is a segment of the Micromonospora sp. WMMA1363 genome. Coding sequences within it:
- a CDS encoding type II 3-dehydroquinate dehydratase — protein: MSDVLLLNGPNLGILGRREPEIYGTDTLADIERAVAEEVAPRGWRVIARQHDCEGALIGAIHSNYDTVGAIVNPGALMIAGWSLRDALANYPRPWLEVHLSNVWARESFRHESVLAPLASGVIVGLGALGYRLAARALVATVA